A part of Cannabis sativa cultivar Pink pepper isolate KNU-18-1 chromosome 6, ASM2916894v1, whole genome shotgun sequence genomic DNA contains:
- the LOC133038829 gene encoding uncharacterized protein LOC133038829: MENVKESKFYLIDKWLAYVVGKKVKELKLSANLDPMLYYSLPQIFLENARCLTILELCNIELDTSCSFSFPSLKTLSLHDVHILDTTEDDGAFKFLLGCPSLEKLLLRDAEFDDHFRLQSSSLKFLKVDYLNMYHESYLQVEAINLESLILKDVIFNKIDLSSCKKVRNLSLAECTEDSQSSLQVFISNFPLLEHLTLSFYSFYEYSSKHLKISNQHLKSLIVKEYDPDEMINTITIESAPNFTSFCYRGDICFSISLESSNLLNGTFDLYEEPWLDCDTRFTNLMKFFSNFNCSWNVVSLLFHDNKALVLSEKLKNICPSPLINWKHLKLVIGEYDPEKLSDWKDSLLWISPSLETLFINGKLIF, from the exons ATGGAGAATGTCAAAGAAAGTAAGTTTTACCTCATAGATAAATGGTTAGCTTATGTTGTTGGGAAAAAGGTAAAGGAATTAAAGCTTTCGGCGAATCTGGATCCAATGCTGTACTACAGCTTACCACAAATATTTTTGGAAAATGCAAGATGTTTGACTATTTTAGAGTTGTGTAACATAGAGTTGGATACTTCTTGTTCATTTAGCTTTCCATCTCTAAAAACTCTATCGTTGCACGATGTTCATATTTTAGATACTACAGAGGATGATGGGGCATTTAAGTTTTTGTTGGGTTGCCCTTCTCTTGAAAAGTTGCTGTTACGTGATGCTGAATTCGATGATCACTTCCGATTGCAAAGTTCAAGCCTCAAGTTCTTGAAAGTtgattatttaaacatgtatcaTGAATCATATCTTCAAGTTGAAGCCATAAATCTTGAGTCTTTGATACTAAAGGATGTTATTTTCAACAAAATAGATCTCTCTTCTTGCAAGAAAGTTAGAAATCTCTCATTAGCTGAATGTACGGAAGATAGTCAGTCATCATTACAAGTTTTTATCTCTAATTTTCCTCTTCTTGAGCACTTGACTTTGAGTTTCTATAGTTTTTATGAATATAGTTCAAAGCATCTTAAAATCTCGAATCAACACTTGAAAAGTCTCATTGTTAAGGAGTACGATCCAGATGAAATGATCAACACTATTACAATTGAATCAGCTCCAAATTTTACATCCTTTTGTTATAGAGGTGATATCTGTTTTAGCATATCTCTAGAGTCATCTAATTTGTTGAATGGAACATTCGATCTATACGAGGAACCTTGGCTTGACTGCGACACAAGATTTACCAATCtaatgaaatttttctcaaatttcAATTGCTCTTGGAATGTTGTAAGCCTACTTTTCCACGACAATAAG GCTCTCGTATTGTCAGAAAAGTTGAAGAACATATGTCCTTCTCCCTTGATTAATTGGAAGCATCTCAAATTAGTTATTGGTGAATATGATCCTGAAAAATTATCAGATTGGAAGGATTCATTGTTGTGGATTTCACCTTCTTTAGAAACATTATTTATTAACGGGAAGCTGATATTTTAG